A stretch of the Teredinibacter haidensis genome encodes the following:
- a CDS encoding S41 family peptidase, which yields MFAPLTYAEPESTTEQQPEETVSVLPLEDLRVFTKTYDHIRRAYIDEIDDQTLLEYAIRGMLEQLDPHSAFLDASSYDDLQVHTTGEFGGLGIEVGMENGFIKVISPIDDTPAARGGVEAGDLIIKLDNVTIKGLTLDESVEKMRGEKGSEIVLTIVREGMEQPFDITLERDIIKVRSVRSEVLENDFGYLRIAQFQVNTAQDLKTEYKKLIKKHKDLKGLVLDLRNNPGGVLQASVGVADLFLDSGMVVYTEGRLPDSNIEYKATPGDVSDGLPMVVLVNDGSASASEIVAGALQDHRRALVLGTRSFGKGSVQTVIPITDDRAVKLTTALYYTPSGRSIQAQGIEPDITVERVRITAVRPRANIKEADLSGHLKNTRGGKEVNSNDDISETDLHNKDSQLYEALNILKSLNLFRQGANIKTSVSDSE from the coding sequence CTGTTCGCACCCCTTACTTACGCCGAACCGGAGAGCACAACAGAACAACAACCCGAGGAGACCGTCAGTGTATTGCCTCTCGAAGATCTGCGCGTATTTACCAAAACCTACGACCATATTCGTCGCGCCTATATAGATGAGATAGACGATCAAACATTACTGGAGTACGCCATACGAGGCATGCTCGAGCAACTAGACCCCCACTCTGCCTTCCTCGACGCGTCATCCTACGATGATCTACAGGTGCACACCACCGGAGAATTCGGTGGCCTGGGGATCGAAGTGGGTATGGAAAATGGTTTTATAAAAGTGATATCCCCCATCGATGACACGCCTGCTGCCCGTGGCGGTGTGGAAGCTGGCGACCTGATTATCAAACTCGACAATGTCACCATTAAAGGCCTTACGCTAGACGAATCCGTGGAAAAAATGCGTGGAGAAAAAGGCAGCGAAATTGTGCTGACTATCGTGCGCGAAGGCATGGAGCAACCCTTCGATATCACCCTGGAAAGAGATATTATTAAAGTTCGCAGTGTGCGCTCGGAAGTTCTGGAAAACGATTTTGGCTACCTACGTATTGCCCAGTTCCAGGTCAATACGGCGCAGGATTTGAAAACAGAATATAAAAAGCTGATCAAAAAACATAAAGACCTTAAAGGCCTAGTGCTGGATCTGCGCAACAATCCAGGCGGTGTTTTACAGGCATCTGTTGGCGTTGCCGATTTATTCTTAGACTCGGGAATGGTGGTCTACACCGAGGGCCGATTGCCCGACAGCAATATCGAGTACAAAGCAACACCAGGCGATGTTAGCGATGGTTTACCTATGGTGGTACTAGTAAACGACGGTTCTGCCTCGGCCTCTGAAATTGTTGCCGGTGCATTGCAAGATCATCGTCGAGCCTTGGTACTGGGAACACGCAGCTTCGGTAAAGGCTCGGTACAAACCGTTATCCCTATCACCGATGACCGCGCCGTAAAGCTGACCACTGCTCTCTACTACACCCCCAGTGGACGCTCGATTCAGGCCCAGGGCATCGAACCCGATATTACAGTTGAGCGTGTGCGCATAACTGCCGTAAGACCACGCGCGAACATAAAAGAAGCCGACCTGAGCGGCCACTTAAAAAACACGCGCGGCGGCAAGGAAGTCAATTCCAATGATGATATATCCGAGACCGATCTACACAATAAAGATAGTCAGCTTTACGAGGCTCTGAATATTCTGAAAAGCCTGAATTTATTTCGCCAGGGGGCAAATATTAAGACCTCTGTTAGCGACAGCGAGTGA
- a CDS encoding murein hydrolase activator EnvC family protein gives MINRLFIPIAFICTAALLYSQGAFADEKADREKLQKVKQAIAELKSELEATKSNRDKLLQTLEQAEKSVGELSKKATKLKSELNERKQTLNELRDERSQLNTRKRSQQAQVGQHINAAYRLGQQSSLRLLLNQQDPTVVSRNIKYYDYMIRARSDRIGEFTQTIERINLIEPEIAFQTEKLAQNHRQLDAQYQQLTQAQKKRKATLSQLNSSIASGDHQLKTMVQDRSRLEELLNQVTAWLDDIKVPESGQFSSFKGKLPWPTKGSVIKHFGASRVTNKVAWQGMLIRSAEGSPVSAVHYGRIVFSDYLRGHGLLIIIDHGNGYMSLYAHNQALYKELGEWVNVGETIASVGNSGGQQQSALYFELRYKGQPTNPKNWFKPA, from the coding sequence ATGATAAATCGCCTGTTTATTCCAATTGCCTTCATCTGTACCGCAGCCTTACTCTACAGCCAGGGAGCTTTCGCCGATGAAAAGGCCGACAGGGAAAAACTGCAGAAAGTAAAACAGGCGATTGCAGAGCTTAAGTCTGAGCTGGAAGCAACCAAAAGCAACCGCGACAAACTCCTACAAACACTGGAGCAAGCAGAAAAAAGTGTTGGCGAACTGAGCAAGAAGGCAACGAAGCTCAAAAGTGAGTTGAATGAACGGAAGCAAACGTTGAATGAGCTACGCGATGAGCGCAGTCAGCTTAATACGCGCAAGCGCTCGCAGCAGGCCCAGGTGGGGCAACATATTAACGCCGCCTATCGCCTGGGGCAGCAAAGCAGTCTTCGGCTACTACTAAATCAACAGGACCCTACCGTCGTTTCCCGCAATATCAAGTATTACGACTATATGATTCGCGCTCGCTCGGATCGTATTGGCGAGTTTACCCAAACCATCGAGCGTATCAATCTGATCGAGCCGGAAATTGCCTTTCAAACGGAAAAGCTGGCGCAGAACCACCGCCAGCTGGATGCTCAATACCAGCAGCTGACACAGGCTCAAAAAAAAAGAAAAGCGACGCTTAGCCAACTGAATTCCAGCATTGCCAGTGGCGATCACCAGCTAAAAACCATGGTGCAGGATCGAAGCCGCCTCGAAGAACTGCTGAACCAGGTGACCGCCTGGCTGGACGATATTAAAGTGCCTGAATCCGGCCAGTTTTCCTCCTTCAAAGGTAAACTGCCCTGGCCTACAAAAGGCAGCGTAATCAAACACTTTGGCGCATCGCGGGTCACTAATAAGGTTGCCTGGCAGGGAATGCTGATTCGCTCCGCCGAAGGCTCACCCGTTTCGGCAGTACATTACGGGCGCATTGTATTTTCCGATTACCTACGCGGCCACGGTCTGCTCATTATCATCGATCACGGCAACGGCTATATGAGCCTTTACGCCCACAACCAGGCGCTCTACAAGGAACTGGGCGAATGGGTGAATGTCGGAGAAACCATTGCCTCGGTGGGTAACAGCGGTGGCCAGCAGCAATCGGCCCTATACTTTGAATTGCGCTACAAGGGCCAACCTACCAACCCTAAAAATTGGTTTAAACCCGCTTAA
- the gpmA gene encoding 2,3-diphosphoglycerate-dependent phosphoglycerate mutase produces the protein MYKLVLIRHGESQWNLENRFTGWHDVDLTEAGVAQARNGGRLLKEAGFDFDLAYSSVLTRAMRTLSLALEEMGLMWLPTQRHWRLNERHYGALTGMDKAETAAKHGDEQVKIWRRSFDVPPPEVEEDSEHFPGHDRRYQGIDPRILPKAESLALTIDRVLPYWHDVIRPSILDGKRVIIAAHGNSLRALVKYLDGMSDEEVLELNIPTGVPLVYDLDENLNPIKKEYLGDPEAIKAMMAAVAKQGQAK, from the coding sequence ATGTATAAGTTGGTATTAATTCGCCACGGTGAAAGCCAGTGGAACCTGGAAAACCGTTTTACCGGTTGGCACGATGTTGATCTGACCGAAGCGGGCGTAGCTCAGGCGCGAAACGGTGGTCGCCTGTTGAAAGAGGCAGGTTTTGATTTCGATTTGGCTTATTCCTCGGTACTGACACGTGCCATGCGCACCTTGTCTTTGGCTCTGGAAGAAATGGGCCTAATGTGGCTGCCAACTCAGCGTCACTGGCGCCTGAACGAGCGTCACTACGGCGCGCTTACCGGCATGGATAAAGCAGAAACTGCCGCTAAGCACGGCGATGAGCAAGTTAAAATCTGGCGTCGCAGCTTCGATGTACCACCACCCGAAGTCGAAGAAGACAGTGAACATTTCCCCGGGCACGATCGCCGTTATCAGGGTATCGACCCTCGCATTCTGCCAAAAGCTGAAAGCCTGGCGCTGACCATCGACCGAGTGCTTCCTTACTGGCATGACGTGATTCGCCCCTCCATCCTCGACGGCAAGCGCGTAATTATTGCGGCTCACGGCAATAGTCTGCGCGCCCTGGTGAAATATCTCGACGGTATGAGCGATGAAGAGGTGCTCGAGTTGAATATTCCTACCGGTGTTCCTCTGGTCTACGACCTGGATGAAAATCTGAATCCTATTAAGAAAGAATACCTGGGTGATCCAGAAGCCATTAAAGCGATGATGGCTGCGGTAGCCAAACAGGGCCAAGCGAAGTAA
- a CDS encoding rhodanese-like domain-containing protein, with product MVFIGDQWILVSIVSVLAAALIVVEGRKGGKALSHHEITRLVNSGDAVIVDVRESKEFNAGHIVDAINIPHVKLADRASELEKHRAKTLIVVDKMGQHAGASGKALKDKGFIVTRMQGGMSEWQNQNLPVVKG from the coding sequence ATGGTTTTTATAGGGGATCAGTGGATACTGGTTTCTATCGTATCAGTACTTGCGGCAGCACTTATCGTTGTGGAAGGCCGCAAGGGTGGTAAAGCGCTTTCTCATCACGAAATAACGCGGCTGGTCAACAGTGGCGATGCTGTGATTGTGGATGTTCGCGAGAGCAAAGAATTCAATGCCGGTCATATTGTGGATGCGATCAATATTCCTCACGTTAAACTTGCTGATCGTGCTTCGGAGCTGGAAAAACACCGGGCTAAGACTCTGATTGTTGTCGATAAAATGGGCCAGCATGCCGGTGCCTCAGGTAAAGCGCTAAAAGACAAAGGTTTTATCGTTACTCGCATGCAAGGTGGGATGTCGGAATGGCAAAACCAGAATTTGCCCGTGGTTAAAGGTTGA
- the secB gene encoding protein-export chaperone SecB encodes MAEENQSSEQQTAGEGQAAAPQFAIKRVYAKDISFESPQGIKAFSSQWQPKVSQDLNTQVDKVDDNHFEVVLKLTVTVKMDDDKTAFLAEVHQAGLFEVSGVEGVPLQHLVTSACPQILFPYAREAIDNLATRGGFPPLNLPPVNFDMLFAQAVAKAKADAEAAGATETQQ; translated from the coding sequence ATGGCAGAAGAAAATCAGAGTTCAGAACAACAAACTGCTGGAGAAGGGCAGGCTGCCGCTCCGCAATTCGCAATTAAGCGCGTTTACGCAAAAGACATCTCTTTCGAATCTCCCCAGGGTATTAAAGCGTTCTCTTCCCAGTGGCAACCCAAAGTTAGCCAGGATTTGAATACTCAGGTTGATAAGGTAGATGACAATCACTTTGAGGTGGTTTTAAAACTCACCGTGACGGTTAAGATGGATGATGATAAAACAGCTTTCCTTGCCGAAGTACATCAGGCTGGATTGTTTGAAGTTTCCGGTGTAGAGGGCGTTCCCCTGCAGCATTTGGTGACGTCTGCATGTCCACAGATCTTGTTCCCATACGCGCGTGAAGCAATCGACAACCTGGCAACTCGTGGTGGTTTCCCTCCACTTAACCTACCCCCGGTTAATTTCGATATGTTATTTGCCCAGGCAGTGGCCAAGGCCAAAGCTGATGCCGAAGCTGCTGGCGCGACAGAAACACAGCAGTAG
- the glnG gene encoding nitrogen regulation protein NR(I), whose product MHKPNLVWIIDDDRSIRWVLEKALQQSGITTQSFENGDKALAQIQNNRPNAIISDIRMPGTDGLALLSNLHKEHPELPIIIMTAHSDLDSAVSAYQGGAFEYLPKPFDVDEAVAVTQRALAHANEQQQDIQALEPEIDTEIIGEAPAMQEVFRAIGRLSQSNITVLINGESGTGKELVAQALHKHSPRRDGPFIALNMAAIPRDLIESELFGHEKGSFTGAGAQRQGRFQQADGGTLFLDEIGDMPAETQTRLLRVLADGEFYRVGGHTAIKVDVRIIAATHQNLEKLVEENHFREDLFHRLNVIRIHLPKMADRREDIPKLAQHFLRRAASELDVETKILTSETEAYLANLSWPGNVRQLENTCRWITVMASGREVHIQDLPPELMEVKRATAPSGDWDKALRHWADQALACGQKEILSEAVPTFERALIETALKHTAGRKRDAANLLGWGRNTLTRKLKELGMASGEEE is encoded by the coding sequence ATGCATAAACCAAATCTGGTATGGATTATTGATGACGACCGCTCCATTCGCTGGGTACTTGAAAAAGCACTTCAGCAGTCTGGCATAACCACGCAAAGCTTTGAAAATGGCGACAAAGCCCTGGCGCAAATTCAAAACAACCGGCCCAACGCCATTATTAGTGATATCCGTATGCCCGGTACAGATGGTTTAGCCTTACTATCTAACTTGCACAAAGAGCACCCGGAATTGCCCATTATTATTATGACCGCGCACTCGGATCTGGACAGCGCTGTTTCCGCCTATCAGGGCGGTGCTTTTGAATACCTGCCAAAGCCTTTCGATGTCGATGAAGCTGTTGCCGTCACCCAGCGGGCATTGGCACACGCTAATGAGCAGCAGCAAGATATTCAGGCACTGGAGCCCGAAATCGATACTGAAATTATTGGTGAAGCACCGGCGATGCAAGAAGTGTTTCGTGCAATTGGACGCTTGTCGCAATCCAATATTACCGTATTAATTAACGGTGAATCTGGAACAGGTAAAGAGCTGGTCGCACAAGCCCTACACAAGCACAGCCCACGCAGAGATGGTCCCTTTATCGCCCTAAATATGGCCGCAATTCCGCGTGATCTTATTGAATCGGAATTGTTCGGCCACGAGAAGGGCTCCTTTACGGGTGCTGGAGCACAGCGTCAAGGTCGCTTCCAGCAGGCCGATGGCGGCACCCTGTTTCTAGATGAAATTGGAGATATGCCCGCCGAAACCCAAACTCGCTTACTACGCGTATTGGCCGATGGCGAGTTTTATCGCGTCGGCGGCCACACAGCCATAAAAGTTGATGTCCGTATTATTGCTGCGACACACCAGAATTTAGAAAAATTGGTCGAGGAAAACCACTTCCGAGAAGACCTATTCCACCGCTTAAATGTAATTCGCATCCACCTACCCAAAATGGCCGACCGCCGCGAAGACATCCCCAAGCTGGCCCAACATTTTCTACGCCGCGCAGCCAGTGAACTGGATGTGGAAACAAAAATTCTTACCTCGGAAACGGAAGCCTATCTTGCAAACCTGAGCTGGCCGGGCAATGTCAGGCAGCTGGAAAATACCTGTCGCTGGATTACCGTAATGGCCTCCGGCCGCGAAGTCCATATCCAGGATTTACCGCCAGAACTTATGGAAGTGAAACGGGCGACAGCGCCGAGCGGCGATTGGGACAAAGCTCTTCGACACTGGGCTGATCAGGCCCTGGCCTGTGGGCAAAAAGAAATTCTTTCAGAGGCCGTTCCCACATTCGAACGCGCGCTTATAGAAACAGCCCTTAAGCATACTGCCGGTCGAAAGCGAGACGCAGCAAACCTATTGGGCTGGGGGAGAAATACGCTGACACGCAAACTAAAAGAGCTAGGAATGGCAAGCGGAGAAGAAGAGTAA
- the glnL gene encoding nitrogen regulation protein NR(II), with protein sequence MAATRPSLWIFYVTNEKYQQILDSLMTAVIVLDHNLFIQHMNASAEMTLGVSGSKIYGKPIHVLFSSADGTPLSLSQALKENRNFTTRKANWILHNQTTITVDYSVTPSAEFGDVVVEVQPLDRLLRISREEAMLSSQETSRNLVRSMAHEIKNPLGGIRGAAQLLSRELASADLEEYTRIIIEETDRLRDLVDRMLGPHKSNKREHLNIHEVLAHVQSMLKAEVGSGIKIKCDYDPSIPDISADKSQLIQAVLNITRNAMQALTENKNTVEGSLTIDFITRIQRRFTIGRHYYPLVAKISIVDNGPGIPPGLIEDIFFPMITGRAEGTGLGLAIAQNLVGQHNGLVECTSEKGRTEFTLYLPLENDHA encoded by the coding sequence ATGGCTGCCACTAGGCCTAGCCTCTGGATCTTTTACGTGACAAACGAAAAATACCAACAAATCTTGGATAGCCTTATGACGGCCGTTATCGTGCTGGATCATAACCTGTTTATCCAACACATGAACGCTTCCGCGGAAATGACTCTAGGCGTGAGCGGCAGTAAAATCTATGGCAAACCTATTCATGTCCTGTTTTCAAGCGCGGACGGCACTCCACTCTCCCTGTCCCAAGCGTTAAAAGAAAACAGGAATTTCACGACGCGCAAAGCCAACTGGATTTTACACAATCAAACCACCATAACCGTCGATTACTCCGTGACACCAAGCGCTGAGTTTGGCGATGTGGTCGTCGAAGTGCAGCCATTGGATCGCCTGCTGCGAATCAGCCGCGAGGAAGCCATGCTCTCCTCCCAGGAAACATCCCGCAACCTGGTGCGCAGCATGGCTCACGAAATCAAAAATCCTCTGGGTGGTATTCGTGGCGCAGCCCAGCTTCTCTCCCGCGAGCTGGCAAGTGCCGATTTAGAAGAATACACCCGCATTATTATCGAGGAAACCGACCGCCTGCGAGACTTGGTGGATCGCATGCTCGGGCCACACAAATCCAATAAACGCGAACACTTGAATATTCATGAAGTGCTCGCACATGTGCAATCAATGCTTAAAGCCGAGGTTGGCTCAGGTATCAAGATAAAATGCGACTACGACCCCAGTATTCCCGATATCAGTGCCGACAAATCACAGTTGATTCAGGCAGTGCTGAATATCACTCGCAATGCTATGCAGGCACTGACAGAAAATAAAAACACGGTGGAAGGCTCGCTGACCATCGATTTTATTACTCGCATTCAAAGACGCTTCACCATTGGCCGACATTATTATCCATTGGTGGCAAAGATTTCGATTGTCGATAACGGACCGGGAATCCCACCCGGCCTAATCGAAGATATTTTCTTCCCCATGATCACCGGCCGAGCCGAGGGAACAGGGCTTGGGCTTGCGATTGCGCAAAATTTAGTTGGCCAGCATAACGGCCTGGTTGAGTGCACTAGCGAAAAAGGCCGAACGGAATTTACCCTTTATTTACCTTTGGAAAATGACCATGCATAA
- a CDS encoding putative bifunctional diguanylate cyclase/phosphodiesterase, whose translation MRHHTQEICELEEYLYKAFELNQFKVVYQPIVSLTSGQLHGYEALIRWEHPEKGMIPPDKFIPIAEDIGLIFDIGLWVLKQACLQLKAWTPVVGKKSLPSIAVNFSPLQLTQSNLIEAMNDLFRDTGVDRNRIKLELTESALMENTDIVHKLLENFREQGIELAIDDFGTGYSSLSYLDKFPVQALKIDRSFVDALTNANAETDGAHEIVRATISLAHNLNMQVVAEGIETQEQMDILTACGCDYGQGYFIGRPFPAEKATEFMLEKIRLL comes from the coding sequence ATGCGACACCACACGCAAGAAATTTGTGAGTTGGAAGAGTATCTATACAAGGCCTTCGAATTAAATCAATTTAAAGTGGTTTATCAACCCATTGTATCTCTTACTTCAGGCCAGCTTCACGGCTACGAGGCTTTAATACGCTGGGAACACCCCGAAAAAGGCATGATTCCCCCTGATAAATTTATTCCGATCGCTGAAGATATCGGGCTGATATTTGATATTGGTTTGTGGGTACTAAAACAAGCCTGCCTTCAACTGAAAGCATGGACTCCCGTGGTAGGAAAAAAGAGCCTGCCCAGTATCGCCGTAAATTTCTCACCACTACAATTAACCCAATCCAACTTAATAGAAGCAATGAACGACTTATTCCGGGATACGGGCGTAGATAGAAACCGGATAAAACTGGAACTCACCGAATCAGCACTTATGGAAAACACGGATATCGTCCATAAACTGCTCGAAAATTTTCGTGAGCAAGGTATTGAATTGGCTATCGACGATTTCGGCACGGGCTACTCTTCACTAAGTTACCTGGACAAGTTTCCGGTTCAAGCGCTAAAAATAGACCGCTCTTTCGTCGATGCGCTAACGAATGCAAACGCAGAAACCGATGGCGCACATGAAATTGTTCGAGCAACAATTTCACTGGCCCACAACCTGAATATGCAAGTAGTTGCAGAAGGCATAGAAACTCAGGAGCAGATGGATATTCTAACCGCCTGCGGCTGTGACTATGGGCAGGGGTATTTTATTGGCCGACCGTTTCCGGCGGAAAAAGCGACAGAGTTTATGCTGGAGAAAATACGATTACTTTAA
- a CDS encoding ligand-binding sensor domain-containing protein yields MPALILALTLAIFGFSLQAHGSPKQIYSNIKFHPLYLEEDSSSDLAFVSMHDHDGYLWIGTDNGLKRYDGYRMQSFVNNANDPDTIGSVYITAILSQRTGELWVAGRTLDLYHPETETFSRFNVSKNGEAIWALYEDHYGILWVGGEGVGLRAFDLKTKQVVHQFFPSSNENFVTAITPHNDSSIWVASNAGIFLFNVKTHQITQYPMPAEFSLGIDSIRSLTEDNQGNLWVATMEGLVVLDIETQKIKRHRAAPQKHGALKSNEIWSVFLDSHERMWVGTDKRGVYIHQPETDSFFHFPASDAGKYAFPPGAVNNIQEDDEGSLWFSVSSYGMRRVSEHLEKFASYKHLAGDNKSLSFDNLLDLHEDSSGYIWLATDGGGLDKFDPSTGIFSHYRHDPNDPSSISSNSVIALAEDAQGYIWAGTWAGGLNRLDPRNGKFLRIQHNPDATNDQTLDSNNIFQIEIDSYGLLYLSSWRRGIQTYDPVTGRFETYHPIKNEMNTGMINYSVNDILPMDNGKVWIGGQAGLESLDIQTQQFTTVDIDGFGGIFDLHLDTEGILWIASAQNFIRYNPQTNKAKFYSIQDGVAASYVASIEADKHGYLWLGTRNGLNRFDPKTESFETFNETDGLVGKQFNRLSHLSTRSGRLYFGSTSGLSSFDPSVLPKNTHSPAIHLTGIELFQNPVKIGEEPWLSSHINLQKKLELAYDQRDITFEFTALNFISPLKNRYRYKLEGLDREWIEAGSNRRRARYTNLDPGKYTFRVLGSNNDGVWSTSEKAVEIVIHPAWWQSLRARILLSIILLALVYLFIYWRLEVNKYAQKALEVLVEDKTTEVNELNERLENRVKERTNQLLVEIEERRNAEEKLFYMAFHDSLTGLKNRPWVQNHIEKLIEIRSESNTSFAF; encoded by the coding sequence ATGCCAGCACTAATCTTAGCTCTGACTCTCGCTATTTTCGGCTTTTCTCTGCAGGCACACGGCTCCCCCAAACAGATCTATAGCAATATCAAATTTCACCCTCTCTACCTTGAAGAGGACAGCAGCAGCGATCTAGCCTTTGTTTCCATGCACGACCACGATGGCTATTTGTGGATTGGCACCGATAACGGTTTAAAACGTTACGATGGCTACCGAATGCAGAGCTTCGTCAATAACGCAAACGACCCCGATACCATCGGCTCCGTCTACATCACAGCAATATTAAGCCAACGCACAGGCGAGCTGTGGGTTGCCGGTAGAACACTTGACCTTTATCACCCAGAAACAGAAACCTTTTCACGCTTCAACGTATCGAAAAATGGCGAAGCCATTTGGGCTCTGTACGAAGATCATTACGGTATTTTATGGGTGGGTGGCGAAGGGGTAGGCCTTCGTGCCTTCGACCTGAAAACCAAGCAGGTTGTCCACCAATTCTTCCCTAGCTCTAATGAGAATTTTGTAACCGCCATTACTCCCCATAACGATTCTTCGATATGGGTAGCCTCCAATGCAGGTATATTCCTGTTCAATGTCAAAACTCATCAAATAACGCAATACCCTATGCCTGCCGAATTTTCCCTGGGAATCGATTCCATCAGAAGCTTAACGGAGGACAACCAGGGAAATCTATGGGTTGCAACGATGGAAGGCTTAGTCGTGCTTGATATCGAAACACAAAAAATCAAACGCCACCGAGCAGCCCCCCAAAAACACGGCGCCTTAAAATCTAACGAAATTTGGTCAGTGTTTCTCGATTCCCACGAACGCATGTGGGTGGGAACAGACAAACGGGGCGTTTATATCCACCAGCCGGAAACGGACAGCTTTTTCCATTTTCCCGCATCAGACGCTGGCAAATACGCCTTCCCACCGGGCGCAGTCAACAACATACAAGAGGACGACGAAGGCTCCCTATGGTTTTCGGTTTCTTCGTACGGGATGCGCCGTGTCAGCGAGCACCTGGAGAAATTCGCAAGCTATAAACACCTCGCAGGCGATAACAAAAGTCTCAGCTTCGATAATCTCCTGGATTTACATGAAGATAGTAGCGGCTATATCTGGCTGGCCACGGATGGCGGAGGTTTAGATAAATTCGATCCTTCAACCGGTATATTTAGCCACTATCGCCACGACCCCAACGATCCCTCCAGTATCAGTAGCAACTCAGTAATCGCGCTTGCCGAAGACGCACAAGGATATATCTGGGCAGGCACCTGGGCGGGAGGCTTAAATCGCCTCGATCCACGCAATGGGAAATTTTTGCGAATACAGCATAATCCCGACGCCACCAATGACCAAACACTGGATAGTAATAATATTTTCCAAATCGAAATCGATAGCTATGGATTACTGTACCTAAGCTCCTGGCGACGAGGGATACAAACTTACGACCCCGTAACCGGACGGTTTGAAACCTATCATCCGATTAAAAATGAAATGAATACCGGGATGATTAATTATTCCGTTAACGACATTTTGCCAATGGACAACGGCAAGGTCTGGATAGGAGGCCAGGCAGGCCTGGAAAGCCTTGACATTCAAACCCAGCAATTTACAACAGTCGATATTGACGGTTTTGGAGGCATATTTGATCTTCATCTGGATACTGAAGGTATATTATGGATCGCCTCCGCCCAGAATTTTATTCGCTACAACCCCCAAACAAATAAAGCCAAATTTTATTCTATTCAAGATGGTGTAGCCGCAAGTTATGTCGCATCAATTGAGGCAGACAAACACGGTTACCTGTGGCTGGGTACCAGAAACGGACTGAATCGTTTCGATCCAAAAACAGAATCATTTGAAACCTTTAATGAGACCGATGGATTGGTCGGCAAGCAGTTCAATCGTTTAAGCCACCTATCCACGCGTAGCGGCCGACTGTATTTTGGGAGCACATCGGGCCTATCTTCTTTCGACCCATCCGTTCTACCCAAAAACACTCACTCCCCCGCAATTCACCTAACTGGGATTGAGCTATTCCAGAACCCGGTAAAAATTGGCGAAGAACCTTGGCTAAGCTCCCACATTAACCTGCAGAAAAAGCTGGAACTCGCATACGATCAGCGAGATATTACCTTTGAATTTACGGCGCTCAATTTTATTTCTCCATTGAAAAACCGGTATCGTTATAAACTTGAAGGGCTAGACCGCGAATGGATTGAAGCCGGTAGCAACCGTCGTCGTGCTCGCTATACCAACCTCGACCCGGGAAAGTACACGTTTAGAGTTTTAGGTTCCAATAATGACGGTGTCTGGAGCACATCGGAAAAGGCGGTTGAGATTGTTATTCACCCAGCCTGGTGGCAGTCATTACGGGCTCGCATACTACTCTCCATTATTTTGCTTGCGTTGGTCTACTTGTTTATTTACTGGCGATTAGAAGTCAATAAATATGCACAGAAAGCGCTTGAAGTATTAGTGGAAGATAAAACAACCGAAGTTAACGAACTCAATGAAAGACTTGAAAACCGAGTAAAAGAACGAACCAATCAATTACTTGTTGAAATTGAAGAGCGTCGCAACGCAGAAGAAAAGCTATTTTATATGGCTTTTCACGACTCATTGACAGGATTAAAAAATCGTCCATGGGTTCAAAATCATATCGAAAAACTGATAGAAATCCGCTCCGAAAGCAACACCAGTTTCGCATTTTAG